One part of the Anopheles coustani chromosome 2, idAnoCousDA_361_x.2, whole genome shotgun sequence genome encodes these proteins:
- the LOC131262839 gene encoding minor histocompatibility antigen H13 — MAEVVEEVIAQIQENLTVAGDLEGGAATNGTTKTPSTPEGMALAYGTLVVMAMLPIFFGSMRSVKHHKEQSTAFAKTGEKPDTMSSKDAMMFPIMASCALFGLYMFFKIFSKDNINFLLTGYFFFLGVMALSHLLSPVISSLIPASIPKIPYHLSFVQGPPEGGDKKSKEKKYLIDYRFTTHDVVCFIVALVISVWYLLQKHWIANNLLGLAFAVNGVELLHLNNIATGCILLCGLFVYDIFWVFGTNVMVTVAKSFEAPIKLVFPQDLITNGLSASNFAVLGLGDIVIPGIFIALLLRFDNSLKRKSNTYFYATFTAYFVGLLATIFVMHVFKHAQPALLYLVPACLGTPLLLALLKGDIKTLLAYEDHPEEKVKETKNAEKSAPQVKKETKKKEAKKAK, encoded by the exons ATGGCGGAAGTAGTGGAAGAAGTTATCGCTCAGATACAGGAAAACTTAACCGTTGCTGGCGACCTGGAGGGAGGAGCGGCGACCAATGGCACCACCAAGACCCCGTCGACCCCGGAGGGAATGGCCCTAGCATATGGGACGCTGGTGGTGATGGCCATGCTCCCAATCTTCTTCGGGTCCATGCGCTCCGTCAAGCACCACAAGGAACAGTCGACGGCCTTCGCGAAAACGGGCGAAAAGCCCGACACGATGTCGTCCAAGGATGCTATGATGTTCCCCATCATGGCCTCGTGCGCGCTTTTCGGGTTGTACATGTTCTTCAAGATATTCTCGAAGGATAACATTAACTTCCTGCTCACGGGATACTTCTTCTTCCTCGGCGTGATGGCCCTGTCGCATCTGCTGAGTCCGGTTATTAGCTCGCTGATTCCGGCCTCGATTCCGAAGATTCCCTACCACCTCTCGTTCGTCCAGGGTCCACCGGAGGGTGGCGATAAGAAGAGCAAGGAGAAGAAGTACCTAATCGACTACCGCTTCACGACGCACGACGTCGTGTGCTTCATTGTGGCGTTGGTCATTAGCGTGTGGTACCTGCTTCAGAAGCACTGGATTGCCAACAACCTGCTCGGGCTAGCGTTCGCCGTAAACGGCGTTGAATTGCTGCACCTCAACAACATCGCCACAGGATGTATTCTTCTGTGCGGTCTGTTCGTGTACGATATCTTCTGGGTTTTCGGTACGAACGTGATGGTGACGGTGGCAAAATCGTTCGAGGCGCCCATCAAACTCGTGTTCCCGCAGGACCTTATCACGAACGGTCTTTCCGCGTCCAACTTTGCCGTGCTCGGTCTCGGAGACATTGTAATTCCGGGCATTTTCATTGCGCTTCTGCTGCGCTTCGACAACAGCCTGAAACGGAAGAGTAACACCTACTTCTACGCAACGTTCACAGCCTACTTTGTGGGGCTGCTGGCCACGATTTTCGTGATGCACGTGTTTAAGCATGCACAGCCAGCTCTGTTGTATTTGGTTCCGGCTTGTCTGGGAACGCCACTTCTGCTCGCACTACTTAAGGGAGACATTAAAACTTTGTTGGC GTACGAGGACCACCCAGAGGAGAAAgtgaaggaaacgaaaaatgcGGAAAAGTCCGCACCGCAggtgaaaaaggaaacgaaaaagaaggaGGCTAAAAAGGCAAAATGA
- the LOC131264191 gene encoding venom protease-like → MSSRIGARPWRGTSASASPLTVALLLLVVVFASVVHADLEVGDACVVQRTSEPGICRPVSECQQVIDDIRNRRGNPTKCGFVERVQIVCCPSDQAKTTAASTTQSPVNEHQRIRDKCAEYGQAVFSKEYVNSLTADEPKLQTLDKCGHTAVELIVDGELAKAREFPHMALIGFGAAPELMYLCGGSLVSDRFVLTAGHCLASILYGPATVVRLGELSLSSTTDEAFPEDFDVTERIAHPEYKQTAHYNDIALLKLNRKVIFSPYIRPICLPVQATIPQKRAIASGWGAIGFGLEQSSALLKVTLERFPFDECKVAFEPSRKLRTGLNSTTQMCAGSRNSSKDTCQGDSGGPLQVYNDANVYCTYTIIGVTSFGQNCGLAGVPAVYTTVYPYISWIENLIF, encoded by the exons ATGAGCTCACGCATCGGAGCGCGCCCGTGGAGGGGCACGAGTGCGTCAGCATCGCCCCTCACGGTGGCTCTACTGCTGTTGGTCGTAGTGTTTGCAAGCGTTGTGCACGCCGATTTAGAAG TGGGGGATGCGTGCGTGGTACAACGAACGTCCGAACCGGGCATCTGCCGTCCCGTGTCCGAATGCCAACAGGTGATCGACGATATCCGCAACCGACGGGGAAATCCCACCAAATGTGGTTTTGTCGAGCGGGTGCAGATCGTGTGCTGTCCGAGTGATCAAGCTAAAACAACGGCCGCCTCCACCACGCAGTCACCGGTGAACGAACATCAGCGCATCAGGGATA AATGCGCCGAATATGGGCAAGCGGTATTTTCCAAGGAGTACGTTAACTCGCTCACTGCCGATGAACCGAAGTTGCAGACCCTGGATAAGTGTGGCCACACGGCAGTGGAACTGATCGTCGACGGGGAGCTAGCGAAGGCTCGTGAATTTCCCCACATGGCTCTGATTGGGTTTGGAGCGGCACCCGAACTGATGTACCTTTGTGGAGGATCGCTCGTTTCCGATCGGTTCGTGCTTACGGCGGGACATTGTTTAGCCTCCATTTTGTA TGGCCCAGCTACCGTCGTTCGTTTGGGAGAACTATCACTAAGCTCCACCACGGATGAAGCATTTCCGGAGGATTTCGACGTAACCGAGCGAATCGCTCACCCGGAATACAAACAGACCGCGCACTACAACGATATCGCTTTGCTGAAGCTGAACCGTAAGGTTATATTCTCGCCCTACATCCGTCCGATATGTCTACCGGTGCAAGCCACTATACCGCAAAAGCGTGCCATCGCGAGCGGTTGGGGTGCGATCGGGTTCGGGCTGGAGCAGAGCAGTGCCCTCCTCAAGGTGACGCTCGAACGTTTCCCCTTCGATGAATGCAAGGTAGCGTTCGAGCCGAGCCGAAAGCTTCGCACGGGCCTTAACAGTACCACCCAAATGTGTGCCGGTTCCCGTAACTCAAGCAAGGACACCTGTCAGGGTGACTCGGGTGGTCCGCTGCAGGTTTACAACGACGCCAACGTGTACTGCACGTACACCATCATCGGTGTGACGTCTTTCGGTCAGAACTGTGGCCTGGCCGGTGTGCCGGCGGTGTACACCACCGTGTATCCGTACATTTCGTGGATTgagaatttaatattttaa
- the LOC131266733 gene encoding crossover junction endonuclease MUS81: protein MMPPVKYNIKIVKNVNIESFSTDDARKYRTISARLKRPNPLFEKWLEEMIAKAEEKNSMGKMALQKALTSLRRYPLPLASGRDCIALVDFGKTICEHLEKRLKSYLASGGTVPSNHNVAIEKILNDEESDHYRELTKGLQSAAIEVDSETSEPVEDAMPDDSVFNYVPEAVDGGSDSIAIRNPKAILLVDTAETIGKSKSSLDRTLKELAQNSVEHEVRRLSVGDFVWIVRDDTGRDFLLPYVIERKRMDDLASSIKDGRFHEQKFRLKQCGLANVIYLIEHLGNNRQVGVPESTLTQAALNTYVQDFTVKYTENHHHTVMYLSVMSKFINNSLKNKTFVDVTNRPTSEVPTAFPLSSHAVPLLSFDHFYKQSSKTRDCTVREVFMKQLLQIKLLTIEKVNAIVGKYPTPQSLFRAYERCPSETERQRMLDLPFGPTNRTVGEKLSKVVYHLMMNDRYIS from the exons ATGATGCCGCCGGTTAAGTACAAcataaaaatagttaaaaatgtGAACATTGAGTCGTTTTCGACCGACGACGCACGAAAGTATCGTACAATCAGTGCACGGCTCAAGCGTCCCAATCCCTTGTTCGAGAAGTGGCTGGAAGAAATGATCGCCAAAGCGGAAGAGAAGAACTCGATGGGAAAGATGGCTCTCCAGAAAGCCCTAACATCGCTACGGCGCTACCCACTTCCGCTGGCATCGGGTCGGGATTGTATCGCGTTGGTAGACtttggaaaaacaatttgtGAACATTTGGAAAAGCGCTTGAAAAGCTACCTTGCCAGCGGAGGTACGGTACCTTCCAATCATAATGTAGCCATCGAAAAGATTCTTAACGACGAAGAAAGTGATCACTATCGGGAGCTTACGAAAGGTTTGCAGAGCGCAGCTATTGAGGTAGATTCGGAAACGTCTGAACCCGTTGAAGATGCCATGCCGGACGATTCAGTATTCAATTATGTCCCTGAAGCAGTAGACGGAGGCAGTGATTCGATTGCTATACGGAATCCAAAAGCAATTCTTCTGGTCGATACGGCTGAAACGATCGGCAAATCGAAGAGTAGCCTCGACAGAACGCTTAAAGAGTTGGCTCAAAATAGCGTCGAGCACGAGGTGCGTCGTCTGAGTGTTGGAGATTTTGTTTGGATCGTTCGGGATGACACCGGACGCGACTTCCTGCTGCCATACGTGATCGAGCGAAAGCGAATGGACGATTTGGCGAGCAGCATCAAGGATGGGCGATTTCACGAGCAAAAGTTTCGTCTCAAACAATGCGGTCTGGCGAATGTGATATACTTGATCGAGCACCTGGGAAACAACCGGCAAGTCGGGGTACCGGAAAGCACGCTCACGCAGGCGGCTCTCAATACATACGTGCAAGACTTTACCGTAAAATATACGGAAAACCATCACCACACCGTGATGTATCTGTCGGTAATGTCGAAATTTATCAATAACTCTTTGAAG AACAAAACATTCGTGGATGTCACAAACCGCCCCACGTCCGAGGTACCAACAGCATTCCCTCTTTCGAGTCACGCCGTTCCCCTGCTTTCGTTCGATCATTTCTACAAACAGTCGTCGAAGACACGAGACTGCACCGTCCGGGAAGTGTTTATGAAGCAACTGCTGCAGATCAAGTTGCTCACGATCGAAAAAGTAAATGCAATCGTCGGGAAGTATCCTACACCCCAGAGTTTGTTCCGGGCTTATGAGCGTTGTCCCAGCGAGACGGAACGGCAGCGGATGTTAGATCTCCCGTTCGGTCCCACGAATCGAACCGTCGGTGAGAAGCTGAGCAAAGTAGTCTACCACTTGATGATGAACGATCGGTACATCTCGTGA
- the LOC131265852 gene encoding SET and MYND domain-containing protein 4-like, which yields MEVSTENGYFHGYAKKFRRALGMKEFEQFAALTTDQERFRFVNELKWRVVNDLPLERVQDEGKCLEKALECQAEGRRLAQNEDWLGALKCYNQSYLLIPEENAHEKSLLLDYRAQVLLQLGKTDHSLEDIDRAIAYGFPKDRLSGLWERKAQIFQSKKDFKAAVECYDKTVHYLKHCPVLTDTERDAKIAELQKLTDTVYYQYKNVQKYLEPPKGDRVFRPHLDGGVLYESNETDGRFATAQTNLRPNQLILKEKPHVAALVKEYSLTHCCHCFERIEILYCCPNCTDVVFCSGRCEQIACETYHRYECGFLRTLWKSGATIVSHLALRIIAQKPYSYFEGIRHELPNLVPSLTDKLTSDDYRKVFNLVTHSDKRDPEEYLIWTLMATMLNSILRQGNYTTIQPDDGFLGYLLLHNLQIVNYSAHDVSEVQRKRPNEAGTSVAIGAALYPMLALFNHSCDPGIVRYFTGTTVHVRTIKNIAAGSIIAENYGPLYTKAPRTERRESLASNYRFDCCCQACEADWPAYADMDQSVIRFRCTGPTCQEALLFDLSSECYTMRCNACGQTVDIMERIKLLQDAKMLNRFNEASHLYSVGLFEHALSKYAAIMAIMDQILMPPYRDYHLCQQGIRRCCLDLGSCYVECPNTEK from the exons ATGGAAGTCAGCACCGAGAATGGATACTTCCACGGGTACGCGAAGAAGTTCCGCCGTGCGCTCGGGATGAAAGAGTTCGAGCAGTTCGCGGCTCTGACAACGGATCAGGAAcggtttcggttcgtcaacGAACTCAAGTGGCGCGTTGTGAACGATCTACCGCTGGAGCGGGTGCAGGACGAGGGcaaatgtttggaaaaagcGCTGGAGTGCCAGGCGGAGGGTCGCAGGTTGGCGCAGAATGAAGATTGGCTCGGTGCGTTGAAATGCTACAATCAATCGTATCTACTCATTCCGGAAGAAAATG CCCACGAAAAATCACTCCTACTAGACTACCGGGCACAAGTTCTGCTGCAGTTGGGCAAAACCGATCATTCGCTCGAGGATATTGATCGCGCCATCGCCTACGGCTTCCCAAAGGATCGTTTGTCCGGCCTGTGGGAGCGTAAGGCGCAGATCTTTCAGTCCAAAAAAGACTTCAAGGCGGCAGTAGAGTGCTACGATAAAACGGTCCATTATCTCAAGCACTGCCCCGTGCTGACGGACACAGAGCGCGATGCCAAGATAGCGGAGCTCCAAAAGCTCACCGACACGGTGTACTACCAGTATAAGAACGTACAGAAGTACCTGGAACCGCCGAAAGGGGACCGCGTGTTTCGACCACATCTGGATGGTGGTGTGCTGTACGAGAGTAACGAAACGGACGGTCGGTTTGCCACGGCCCAGACGAACCTACGGCCGAATCAGTTGATTCTGAAGGAGAAACCCCACGTGGCGGCACTGGTGAAGGAGTACAgcttaacgcactgctgccaTTGCTTCGAGCGGATCGAGATTCTCTACTGTTGCCCGAACTGTACGGACGTTGTGTTCTGCTCGGGGCGCTGTGAACAGATCGCCTGTGAAACCTATCACCGGTACGAGTGTGGATTCCTGCGAACACTGTGGAAGTCCGGGGCTACCATCGTCAGCCATCTGGCGTTGCGAATAATCGCCCAGAAACCGTACTCCTACTTCGAGGGAATAAGGCACGAGCTACCTAACCTGGTGCCCAGTTTGACTGACAA ACTTACCAGCGATGACTATCGGAAAGTGTTCAACCTGGTTACGCACTCGGACAAGCGTGACCCGGAAGAATACCTCATCTGGACGCTGATGGCAACGATGCTGAACAGTATCCTCCGGCAGGGAAACTACACGACCATCCAACCGGACGATGG TTTTCTAGGGTACTTGCTGTTACACAACTTGCAAATTGTCAACTATAGTGCGCACGACGTCTCGGAAGTGCAGCGTAAGCGGCCGAATGAGGCAGGAACGTCGGTCGCAATCGGTGCGGCTCTCTATCCGATGCTGGCACTCTTCAACCACTCCTGTGATCCCGGTATCGTCCG GTACTTCACCGGCACTACGGTGCATGTTCGGACGATCAAGAACATTGCGGCCGGTTCGATTATAGCGGAAAACTATGGTCCACTGTACACGAAGGCACCGCGAACGGAGCGCCGAGAATCGTTGGCCAGTAATTACCGGTTCGATTGTTGCTGCCAGGCCTGCGAGGCAGACTGGCCGGCGTACGCGGACATGGATCAATCGGTGATACGCTTTCGCTGCACCGGACCAACCTGCCAGGAGGCACTGCTGTTCGATCTCAGCTCGGAATGCTACACCATGCGGTGTAACGCTTGTGGACAAACGGTCGACATTATGGAGCGAATTAAGTTGCTTCAG GACGCAAAAATGTTAAACCGATTCAACGAAGCAAGCCACCTTTATTCGGTGGGTCTTTTTGAGCACGCACTATCGAAGTATGCCGCGATCATGGCTATTATGGACCAAATACTAATGCCACCGTACCGGGACTATCACCTCTGCCAGCAAGGGATACGCCGCTGTTGCCTGGACCTGGGCAGTTGCTACGTGGAATGTCCTAACAccgaaaagtaa
- the LOC131265410 gene encoding SET and MYND domain-containing protein 4, translated as MEIYHKDGTFPRYCEAARKSIDANRFNEFAQLASNEERFRFVNGLRSIIDELQLKREFNGKCMEQAIVFKTLGNKAFQAERWNESLVFYNKCYLSTPKANVQEKSIILANRSAALYHLEKYDLALRDIQRALNHQYPKQMMYKLTERKARCFLAKKDYEAALDSFKATVTALDESTLPLERRQKLERDAQIMINLLPKNIEMEQKMKKKPSSKPKAPASQPTKVPEHFVDKALWFDYTQDEGRFARTKSDLKPNTILLLERPHVAALLEDYSLDHCTHCFRRVSVPIACPLCSDVIFCSDECEAKANGSYHRYECGFLPILWGSGASITCHMALRMITQKSGDYFAKIKPELAALTNEQIDQLPIDDYRKVYKLVTHESERTPEDLFQRTLMATMLNTCLTLGGYSGLNSETQNYIGGLLLHNLQLLQYNAHEVSEMIRDREEDDGQSTFIGGGLYPTLALFNHSCDPGVTRYYRGNQVCVRTVKNIPADSMVAENYGPLFTQVRREERHQTLLKQYRFTCQCEPCLQNWPLFSEMDPNVIRFRCDGGKICSNVLNIPAEINDFMVKCTECGEHTNIMKGLKMLQDTDMLFKSATRLHAAGEYETALLKYMEMMATMNEVLVPPYRDYHLCQQGLRACMLEFGNRYTRAIAKK; from the exons ATGGAGATCTACCACAAAGATGGCACGTTCCCCCGGTACTGCGAGGCGGCACGGAAATCGATCGACGCCAATCGGTTCAACGAGTTCGCCCAGCTGGCCAGCAACGAGGAGCGGTTCCGGTTTGTCAACGGCTTGCGGTCCATCATCGACGAGCTGCAGCTGAAGCGTGAATTCAACGGAAAATGTATGGAGCAGGCGATCGTGTTCAAGACGCTGGGCAACAAGGCGTTCCAGGCAGAACGGTGGAACGAATCGCTCGTGTTCTACAACAAGTGCTATCTGTCCACGCCGAAGGCAAACG tCCAAGAAAAGTCGATCATATTGGCAAACCGGAGTGCCGCGTTGTACCATCTGGAGAAGTATGATCTCGCACTCAGAGACATTCAAAGGGCCCTCAACCATCAGTATCCCAAGCAGATGATGTACAAGCTGACCGAGCGGAAGGCACGttgttttttggcaaaaaaggATTACGAGGCGGCATTGGATAGCTTTAA GGCCACAGTTACAGCACTGGACGAGTCGACGCTTCCCCTGGAGCGTCGTCAAAAACTGGAACGTGACGCTCAAATCATGATCAACCTGCTGCCGAAGAACATCGAGATGGAgcagaagatgaagaaaaagcCTTCTTCGAAACCGAAGGCTCCGGCCAGCCAGCCAACGAAGGTCCCGGAACACTTTGTCGATAAGGCCCTCTGGTTCGACTATACGCAAGATGAAGGACGTTTCGCGCGCACCAAAAGTGATCTGAAGCCGAACACAATTCTTCTACTGGAGCGTCCGCATGTGGCGGCCCTGCTGGAGGACTACAGTTTGGATCATTGCACGCACTGCTTTAGGCGCGTATCGGTACCGATCGCATGCCCGCTGTGCTCGGATGTGATCTTCTGCTCGGACGAGTGTGAGGCCAAAGCGAACGGATCGTATCATCGGTACGAGTGTGGCTTTCTGCCCATCCTGTGGGGCTCCGGTGCGTCCATCACGTGCCACATGGCGCTGCGCATGATCACACAAAAGTCCGGAGACTACTTTGCAAAGATCAAACCGGAACTGGCTGCGCTGACAAACGAGCAGATCGATCA ATTGCCGATCGATGATTACCGCAAGGTGTACAAGTTGGTCACCCACGAGTCCGAGCGTACTCCGGAGGATCTGTTCCAGCGCACGCTGATGGCGACGATGCTGAACACGTGTCTCACACTCGGAGGATACAGTGGGTTAAATTCGGAGACGCAGAACTACATCGGTGGCCTGCTACTGCACAATCTGCAGCTACTGCAGTACAACGCCCACGAGGTGTCCGAAATGATCCGCGATAGAGAAGAAGACGATGGACAGTCCACATTTATCGGCGGTGGACTGTATCCGACACTGGCGCTTTTCAATCACTCGTGCGACCCAGGCGTAACACGCTACTATCGCGGGAATCAGGTGTGCGTGCGGACGGTCAAAAACATCCCGGCCGACTCGATGGTGGCCGAAAACTATGGTCCACTGTTCACGCAGGTGCGTCGCGAAGAACGCCACCAAACGCTGCTCAAACAGTACCGGTTCACGTGCCAGTGTGAACCGTGTCTGCAGAATTGGCCCCTGTTTTCCGAGATGGACCCGAACGTGATTCGGTTCCGCTGCGATGGTGGGAAGATATGTTCGAACGTGCTGAATATACCGGCCGAGATAAACGATTTCATGGTGAAGTGCACGGAGTGTGGCGAGCATACGAACATCATGAAGGGTTTGAAGATGCTCCAGGATACGGATATGTTGTTCAAATCGGCTACACGGTTGCATGCGGCAGGGGAGTATGAGACCGCGCTGCTTAAGTACATGGAGATGATGGCAACGATGAACGAGGTGTTGGTTCCGCCGTACCGAGACTACCACCTGTGTCAACAAGGATTACGGGCCTGTATGCTGGAGTTTGGTAATCGGTACACTAGAGCAATAGcaaaaaagtga
- the LOC131262840 gene encoding proteasome subunit beta type-2: protein METLMGIRGPDFVMLAADCTHAHSIMVLKDDEDKILKVSDNLMLATMGEPGDRVQFTEYISKNILLYKMRNGYELGPKAAAHFTRRNLADYLRSRTPYHVNMLVGGYDEVDGPQLHYIDYLANSLPVKHGAHGYGGMFVNSIFDRYHHDKITQKEAYEIFRKGVTEIHKRLILNLPNFKVAVIDKDGVKYLDDITPDSLKKPSAA from the exons ATGGAAACTCTCATGGGTATTCGTGGTCCCGACTTTGTGATGCTAGCCGCCGACtgcacgcacgcacattcGATCATGGTTCTAAAGGACG ATGAGGACAAGATCCTGAAGGTCTCGGACAACCTGATGCTGGCCACTATGGGTGAACCGGGCGATCGGGTTCAGTTTACCGAGTACATTAGCAAAAACATTCTGCTGTACAAAATGCGCAACGGGTACGAGTTGGGCCCGAAAGCGGCGGCCCATTTCACTCGCCGAAATCTGGCCGACTACCTTCGTTCGCGTACACCGTATCATGTTAACATGCTCGTCGGTGGATACGATGAAGTGGATGGTCCACAGCTGCACTACATCGATTACTTGGCCAATTCACTACCGGTGAAACACGGCGCCCATGGATACGGTGGAATGTTCGTGAATAGTATCTTCGATCGGTACCATCACGACAAAATCACGCAGAAGGAAGCGTACGAAATTTTCCGCAAGGGTGTTACGGAAATTCACAAACGTTTAATTCTGAATCTTCCCAACTTCAAAGTGGCAGTAATAGATAAGGATGGCGTGAAGTATCTCGATGATATTACGCCCGATTCCCTGAAGAAACCGTCTGCAGCATAA
- the LOC131266735 gene encoding hypertrehalosaemic prohormone has product MDTVKLFSMLLICAALMFVCDAQLTFTPAWGKRSPGALGMSPLAGTSYGQDACKTPVDSLLVIYRMIQAEAQKIVDCSQK; this is encoded by the exons ATGGATACCGTCAAACTGTTCAGCATGCTGTTGATCTGTGCCGCTTTGATGTTCGTCTGTGATGCACAG CTAACTTTCACGCCCGCCTGGGGGAAGCGGTCGCCGGGTGCGCTGGGTATGAGCCCGCTGGCGGGCACGTCGTACGGGCAGGACGCCTGTAAAACGCCGGTCGATTCCCTTCTCGTCATCTACCGGATGATACAA GCTGAAGCTCAGAAGATTGTCGACTGCAGTCAGAAGTAG